GCAGTCGATAAACCACCAGGTCATCAACGATACCGCCGTCAGGGTAGCACATTACTGAATACTGGGCTTGATATACTTCGAGGCTTGAGGCATCATTGGTGGTCATTCGGTTAATAAATTGTAATGCATTGGCACCCCAAACTCTAATTCTTCCCATATGGGAGACATCAAAAACACCGACGGTGGTTCTAACCCGATGGTGTTCCGGAATGATGCCCCGGAATTGAAGAGGGAGTTGGTAGCCTGCGAATTCGACAATTTTACCACCAGCGGCAAGATGCCGAGAATAAAAGGGAGTTGTTTTACTCATAAGAAAAAAAATGTTAACAAGAAATATATAACAGTCAAGAATATGAATTTAGGGTGACACCCCAAAATCCCGAATTACTCAATCAAGGGATTAATCCAATTTAGTGTGGATAACTCACAAGAAGACATTTGCCAACGGCTTCGGCGTTGATTGCCTTAAAATGGTGGTGGGTTAAAATAAGTGGTTAATTGCGTAAAATGGAGGTGGTAATGTGGACGGTAAAGGTTGTGCGTTCTTTCAGTGCCGCGCACTTTTTAAGTGGCAATGATGGCCGATGTGAAAATATGCACGGTCATAACTATCGGGTCGAAGTGACAGTCGGTTCGGATCGGTTAACGCCACCCGGTATGGTGGTAGACTTCATCGAACTGCGTTCTAAGGTTGATGCGATTCTGCCGGACCATCGGTTGTTAAATGAGGTGTATAACTTCCCGCCCACCGCAGAAAATCTTGCCCGGCATTTTTACGAGGAGTTAAAGAAGGTTTACCCTGTTCTCAAAGTTACGGTCTGGGAAAATGAAGATTGCTGTGCCGAATACTTTGAGGATTAACGGGGGATAATCAACTTAACTGAATATGGGGTTTGATTTTCGGGATGGAGAATCAGAAAGTAAATCCCGGAACCGGGTAAGGTAATTTTTGATTGCCTCTGGTCGAAGCGGTAAACTTTTTTCCCGGCGGGGTCATAAAGTTCAACAGTTCGAACTCCTTCCGGCAGGGTCAGTTCGGTTCGGGTGAAAATTGTGTTGCCCGAAATGGGGTCGGGCGCGTTACGGTGTTGGAACCCGGCAGGAGACACGTTTATCGGTTTTGAGCCGGTGTAAACTTGGGTTAGTTGTAAGGCGCGAGCGGCATTAACCATACCGTAGCCGAAAAGATTGTCCTTTCCTGGTGAACCCATATCAATAGCACTTGCCGCAAGGATGGCTCGCACTTCGTTTGGGGTAAGGGCAGGATTTAGCGAGAGGATAAGCGCTGCGACGCCGCTGACTTCGGGACAGGACATTGAGGTCCCGTTGGCAATTAGATAACTGTTATCCGGCGCGGTTGATGTTATCGTAACACCGGGCGCAACAACCTCTTGTTCTGGTCCGTAGTTGGAAAACGATGCCAGTTCAGACAGTTCGTCGGTTGCCCCGACACAGACGCAGGTGCTCAGGCGAGCGGGATAAGAGACATTAGCTCTGCCATCGTTTCCAGCAGCGGCGATTAAAATCGCTCCCCGGGAAAGGGCATAGTTGCAGGCTTCGTTTAAAGGTGTGGTAGTGGCATCACCGCCAAGACTTAGATTGATTACCCGGGCGCCATGGTCTACTGCCCAGCGGATTCCAAGGGCGACATCGGTAAGGTTGCCGTTACCAGAATCGTTGAGCACCCGAACGGCAAGGAGCTGAACCTGTGCCCAGCCCGCAACACCAATAAGGTTATCGGTAACCGCCCCAATGATTCCGGCGACATGGGTACCATGAAAGGCATTGGGAAGGTTGGGGTTGTCCGGTTTCGGGTCGTTGTCCTGGCCGACATAGTCATAGCCCAGTTCATTTGTTTGGAAGTTCCGGGCAAGGTCGTAATGGGTGTAGTCAACGCCATTGTCAACAACCGCAACCTTGATTGTTCCTCCTTTAATAATATCCCATGCCTGGTCCGCGTACATAACCCATTTGTCCCACTGAGTGCTCAAGAACATCGGGTCGTTCGGGATAAAGAAGGTACGTGCCGGATAATCAGGTTCTACAAACCTGATTCCAGATATTTCAGCAAGTTGTTGTTCAACATTTGTTAAAGATAGAGTAGTTGGCGTTTCAATTACGAGAAATCGGGCTGATGTGTCAATCAGTTTTATTTCAATACCGGTGAGATGAAGTTTTTTGACGATGTTCAGTTCAGCACCGGGTTCAAACCCGATGACAAATCTGCCCGGAATTGGCTCTCCGGATGTAGATAGTGAAACCGGACCAGTCGTGTCTGCCACGGCACTATGATAAAGACTTTCAAGGGCAAACATCCGCCTGATGTCGTCCGATGTAATTGCCGGGCAGTCCTGTCTTGGAAAAATGTTGAGCAGAAGAAGGGTGAAGATATAGACCATGGTCTATTCGATGAAGAACCTTGCCCAGTAGGTCTGGGTTGTACCTGTGGTATTGACAAAAACAAGGTAAAATGTGCCGGAAGCGGAGAAACTGTAAGACATGCTGAGTTCACGAATGTCCTGCTGTTCGTAAAGAGGGGTACAGGGTTGATTGGTGCGGAACCGGTTAAAGTTTTCCTGGTCAAGAATGAGAAAACGGCTCAGGGTTCCGCTCGTTGCGGTGCGGGTGTCGCCGATGAGCGTTTCCTCAATCTGGGCATTGAATTCAACCCAGCGGTAAAAGCGGTTAGCAAGGGTGAACTGGCCATGAAACACATTGCGCTGCTCAATTGTCTGAATTTGGACATTGATTGTGTCGCTGTAACCTTTGTTGCCGGAAAGGTCGGTCGCGATACAGTACAGGTAATGCCAGGTTCCTTCCGGTAACTGCCGGGTATCCCATTGAACCGTAACCTGGTTGCTACTTTCCTTTGCGAACAGCGTGCCATCGGCGTAAAATTCAATTGCGGCGACCCCGATTGAGTCAAAAGCCTCAGCCGTAACATCAACAACGCCGCTAACCATACTCGAATCCGCGGGCGAACGGATAATGCAAATGGGTGGGGTTTGGTCAAGTTGGAGTAATAGGTCGCAACCGGTGATGAGCAATAGCAAGGGGATAAAAGGTTTAAATCTCATACTCCTCGCCTTTTTGCGGAATTAACACTTCGGGAATGCCCATTTCCAAAAGTGGGGTACGGAGCGCCTCAGCCGATTCCAGTTCGGAGTGGACCAGAAACACCTTTTTGAGTTTTTGGGGGTTAATGTTTTTGACATATTCAAGTAGCCCATTACGGTCAGCATGGGCGCTAAACTCATCCATCACTTCGACTTCGGCGCGCAGTTCGTACTCTTCTCCTAAGATTTTTACCACTGGCTGGCGTTCAGCAATTCTCCGTCCCAGGGTGTGTTGAGCCTGAAAAGAGACAATGAGAATCAGGTTGTTGGGGTTACCGATGCCGTGTTTTAAGTGGTGAAGCACCCGGCCGGCTTCGCACATTCCGGATGGGGAAATGACAATACAGGGTTCAGTGAGGTAGTTCAACTTCTTAGACTCCTCGGCATCATCGATGTAGCGCAGACCGGGAAAGTCAAACGGGCCGCCCGCATCGTCAATTAACATCTGGGTTTCGTCGTCAAAATAGGCGGTACTGTTGCGGTAAACCTCGGTGACGCGGCTTGCTAAGGGGCTATCCACGAATACCGGGATATCAGGAATGGCGTTTTGTTCCCGCAACAGTTTAAGATGGTAGACGATTTCCTGTGCCCGCTCCACGGCAAATGCGGGAATGATGATTCTACCGCCGCGGTTAACCACCCGGTTGACAATTGTTGATAGGCGCCGGCTAACATCCTCATAGGGACCGTGCTGCCGATTGCCGTAGGTTGCCTCCATTATCAAACAGTCAACTGCAGCAACCTGTACCGGGTCACGGATGATGGGCATTTTCTTGCGCCCCAGGTCACCGGTAAAGAGGACGCGCTTGCCTTCGGCTTCGATGTCGATGAGCGCTGAACCAAGGATATGTCCGGCATCGTGAAAAACGAGGGAGAAGGGACCAAGGTTTTGCATCCGGGCATAACCGACACCTTCAAGATGGTTGATAGCCCGTTCTGCATCTTCAGTTATGTAGATGGGTTCTTTGGGTTTTTCACCTTTTTCCCGGCGCTTTTTGTTTAAGTAACGGATGTCAGACTCCTGGATTTTTGCCGAGTCGAGCAGTAACAACCGGGCAAGCGCAACGGTTGGTTTGGTCATCAATACCGGCCCATTAAACCCATTTTTCACCAGATTGGGCAGGTTGCCGATGTGGTCAATATGGGCGTGGCTGGCGGCGCACCAGTTTATCTTTGCCGCTTTAAACGGTAGATGGCGATTTATTTCTTCCGCCTCCTGGCGATGTCCCTGAAATAAGCCGCACTCGAGGAGTAACTGGTATTTGCCCGATTTCAGGATGTGCTGAGAACCGGTTACGGTCTGAACACCGCCCCAGAACTGGATTCTCACTTTACCAGGCTCCGGATGGTGCGCATATTCTCTTTGTCCTCTTTTGTTGAAGTACGAGGTGTTTCCATAATTCCGGGCAAATTTTTCAGTAAAGGATGGTTGACGATTTCCCGGAAGCCGTTGATGCCAATTTCGCCCTTGCCGATGTGCCAGTGGCGGTCAACCCGCGAACCGAAAGCGGTTTTGGAGTCGTTCAAATGGAGCAGGTACAGTTTGCCAAAGCCAATTGCCCGGTCAAACTGGCGTAAGGTTTGGTCAATGCCCTCTCGGGTGCGCCACTCGTAACCGGCTTCAAACGAGTGGGCGGTGTCAAGAGTTACACCAATCCGGTCTTTCTGTTCCACCCGGTCGATAATCGCGCCAATGTCCTCAAACCGGTAACCAACTTCTGAACCCATGCCCGCGGTGTTCTCAAGCAGGATTTTTACCCGGTTGGCTACACGGTTAAGGATGAAGTTGATGTTGTCGGCAATGCGCCGCAAGGCTGTTTTTTCATCATCACCCAGCGCTTTGCCGACATGGACAACAAGAAACTCAATCCCGAGGAGGTCGCAACGCCGGAGCTCCTCCGCGATGTTTTCGATTGACCTTTTTCTGATGGTTGAATCGGACGCAGCGAGGTTGGGTAAGTACGGGGCGTGAGCAAAAACCGGATAGATGTCCGCCTCTTTCATATCGGATTTGAACTTTGTTATATCATCTTCTTGAAGTTTGGTTGCTGCCCAGCCCCGCGGCGAACGGGTAAACAACTGAAGTGTCTCGCAGCCCAGTTCAACAGCCCGTGCCCGAACATTGGCAAAACCGCCGGCGATTGATATGTGAAAACCGAAGCGCATGCTGTATTGAAATGTTAACACCAATTGTATCCCAGTCAAGTTGTTATGGAGCAAAATTAGGAGCGTAGAGGGAAGCCACGAGGCAATCAGATTGAATTTTGACAAGCCTCTGGGCAGAATGCAGAAAAAGGCGGGATGATGGAAATGGTGTAACTCATTTGATTTGCGCCGGGATAGGGCGTCGGCTCAGAACTTTGTAGAGCGGGCAGGACAGTAATCTGACAGAACAACCACGAGCAATTTCAGATGGCGCAACAGGATAACGGTAAGATGTGGGAACGGGCTGAGCACTGATTTGGGAATCCGGACAAGGTGGAGAAACCCACCCGGTAACAGTTCCGGGGATTACTCCTGGTCAGCCCGGGGAAATTTTCCTAACTATTTGTAAATCGGTATATTGTTGCAACAAGTCTGTTTTTAAGCGTTAATTTTTTGTCCTTTTTAGCTCTTATAGTTGAGTGGTATAGAACATAATCGAGTGGTCTTAAAACAGTTGCACGATGTAAAAACACGGCACAATTTAAATAAAGTGTCCGGGTATTTGGTAGCAAGTTGTTGAGGTGTGATTTTTCACCGCTGATATCTTATAGATTGTTTAGCACTTTTGCCTAATTCTTGACTGGGGCGGCGGTTTCCTTATAATCAGGTGCTTTTGTTATGGGTTTAAAGAGTTATCAGCGTACCGGGGTATTGAGTAAGGCAGACCTCAAGGCACGGGGATTAATTCCGGAAGTCGAAAGATTGAAAAAGGGGCCGGTGGTGATTGTAGAATGTGTCGAAAACATTCCCTGTAACCCCTGCGTTGATGCCTGTCCGCGGCAGGCAATTACGATGAAAGGCAATCTGACCGACACGCCGCAGGTGGATTTCAACCGGTGTAACGGCTGCGGAATGTGTGTTTCGCGATGTCCAGGTCTGGCAATCTTTGTCGTAAATTACAACTACTCTTTGAAAGAGGCGACAGTCAGTCTGCCTTATGAACTTTTGCCCCGGCCTGAACCCGGAGAGAAGGTTGTTGCCCTTAATCGTCAGGGGAAAAAGGTTTGCGATGCCCGGGTTGTGAAGGTGCTGGATACCAGGGTTCAAAACCGGTGTGCGGTGGTTACAGTGGCGGTGCCAAAACGGTACTGGAACGATGTCCGGGGCATCGCTTTGAAAGGGCGGTAACGTGATGATAGGAACGATAGTTCTTACCTTGATTCTAACGGTTACACCGCAGATGCCTTTGAGTATTGCTCATACCGACGATGGGTTAGCGATTTTTGCCAATCCGGCTGGTTTAGGAACTGAGCGGGGATTTGAGTTTTACTATCTTTACGACTTTCAACCAGGGGCGTTTTTGTCCAACAACAGTTTTGGCCTGCGCGCCGGTCCTTTTGGTTTTTTCTTTGAACCGGAACCGCTGCGTTATGGGCTGGCTTTGGGCGCGAAACAGGACAATTTGCTTGCCGGGGTCCGAATGGTCCGGGATTCAATTACCCACTGGGATATTGGGGCAAT
The nucleotide sequence above comes from candidate division WOR-3 bacterium. Encoded proteins:
- the queD gene encoding 6-carboxytetrahydropterin synthase QueD, yielding MEVVMWTVKVVRSFSAAHFLSGNDGRCENMHGHNYRVEVTVGSDRLTPPGMVVDFIELRSKVDAILPDHRLLNEVYNFPPTAENLARHFYEELKKVYPVLKVTVWENEDCCAEYFED
- a CDS encoding S8 family serine peptidase, whose product is MVYIFTLLLLNIFPRQDCPAITSDDIRRMFALESLYHSAVADTTGPVSLSTSGEPIPGRFVIGFEPGAELNIVKKLHLTGIEIKLIDTSARFLVIETPTTLSLTNVEQQLAEISGIRFVEPDYPARTFFIPNDPMFLSTQWDKWVMYADQAWDIIKGGTIKVAVVDNGVDYTHYDLARNFQTNELGYDYVGQDNDPKPDNPNLPNAFHGTHVAGIIGAVTDNLIGVAGWAQVQLLAVRVLNDSGNGNLTDVALGIRWAVDHGARVINLSLGGDATTTPLNEACNYALSRGAILIAAAGNDGRANVSYPARLSTCVCVGATDELSELASFSNYGPEQEVVAPGVTITSTAPDNSYLIANGTSMSCPEVSGVAALILSLNPALTPNEVRAILAASAIDMGSPGKDNLFGYGMVNAARALQLTQVYTGSKPINVSPAGFQHRNAPDPISGNTIFTRTELTLPEGVRTVELYDPAGKKVYRFDQRQSKITLPGSGIYFLILHPENQTPYSVKLIIPR
- a CDS encoding Ig-like domain-containing protein, with the protein product MRFKPFIPLLLLITGCDLLLQLDQTPPICIIRSPADSSMVSGVVDVTAEAFDSIGVAAIEFYADGTLFAKESSNQVTVQWDTRQLPEGTWHYLYCIATDLSGNKGYSDTINVQIQTIEQRNVFHGQFTLANRFYRWVEFNAQIEETLIGDTRTATSGTLSRFLILDQENFNRFRTNQPCTPLYEQQDIRELSMSYSFSASGTFYLVFVNTTGTTQTYWARFFIE
- a CDS encoding MBL fold metallo-hydrolase — encoded protein: MRIQFWGGVQTVTGSQHILKSGKYQLLLECGLFQGHRQEAEEINRHLPFKAAKINWCAASHAHIDHIGNLPNLVKNGFNGPVLMTKPTVALARLLLLDSAKIQESDIRYLNKKRREKGEKPKEPIYITEDAERAINHLEGVGYARMQNLGPFSLVFHDAGHILGSALIDIEAEGKRVLFTGDLGRKKMPIIRDPVQVAAVDCLIMEATYGNRQHGPYEDVSRRLSTIVNRVVNRGGRIIIPAFAVERAQEIVYHLKLLREQNAIPDIPVFVDSPLASRVTEVYRNSTAYFDDETQMLIDDAGGPFDFPGLRYIDDAEESKKLNYLTEPCIVISPSGMCEAGRVLHHLKHGIGNPNNLILIVSFQAQHTLGRRIAERQPVVKILGEEYELRAEVEVMDEFSAHADRNGLLEYVKNINPQKLKKVFLVHSELESAEALRTPLLEMGIPEVLIPQKGEEYEI
- a CDS encoding deoxyribonuclease IV, whose amino-acid sequence is MRFGFHISIAGGFANVRARAVELGCETLQLFTRSPRGWAATKLQEDDITKFKSDMKEADIYPVFAHAPYLPNLAASDSTIRKRSIENIAEELRRCDLLGIEFLVVHVGKALGDDEKTALRRIADNINFILNRVANRVKILLENTAGMGSEVGYRFEDIGAIIDRVEQKDRIGVTLDTAHSFEAGYEWRTREGIDQTLRQFDRAIGFGKLYLLHLNDSKTAFGSRVDRHWHIGKGEIGINGFREIVNHPLLKNLPGIMETPRTSTKEDKENMRTIRSLVK
- a CDS encoding 4Fe-4S binding protein, whose translation is MGLKSYQRTGVLSKADLKARGLIPEVERLKKGPVVIVECVENIPCNPCVDACPRQAITMKGNLTDTPQVDFNRCNGCGMCVSRCPGLAIFVVNYNYSLKEATVSLPYELLPRPEPGEKVVALNRQGKKVCDARVVKVLDTRVQNRCAVVTVAVPKRYWNDVRGIALKGR